The following DNA comes from Nocardioides sp. JQ2195.
TGTCAAGGCTCTCGAGCGCCTTGGCTGCGACACCCTCTCCCTCGTGGATGAGGCCGAGCAGGATGTGCTCGGTTCCGATGTAGTTGTGGGAGAGCATGCGAGCCTCTTCTTGGGCAAGCACAACCACCCGACGGGCTCGGTCTGTGAACCGCTCGAACATGTACGCACTCCTTGAACTGAGGTACCAGCACCCCGGGACGGGAGGGGTGCGGACATTGGTACCAACGTCTGGCTCCACCCTACGTGTTCCCGGCCAACTCCATGTCCGCTGTCAGCGAACAAGACTCGGTCGACGCCGTTTCGACGACGACCGCGCCCGGCGTACGCCGACCCAGCTCGGTGCGTCGTACGTCGGACGGCCGGGCCCGAGGCCCGGGATCAGTGCGCGGCTTCGTAGGCGTCGCGGATGTCGGCCGGGATCCGGCCCCGGTCGGGGACCTCGTGGCCGTTGGAGCGAGCCCAGTCACGGATGTCCGAGGCACTGGCGCCACCGGCTGCGGCGGCGCTCTTGCGGGCACCGCGACGACCGCTGACCTTGCGGGCGTGGCCCACATAGGTGGCCAAGGCATCACGCAGCTGCGCGGCGTGGGCGTCGTTCAGGTCGATCTCGTAATTGACACCGTCGAGGCCGAAGGTGACGGTTTCGGTGGCTTCACTTTCATCGATGTCATCGACAAGAATGATGTTGACCTTCTGTGCCATGCGACATTCCTCCTGGATATCAATTCCTGTGAATTCAGAAAAGACTCAACAGCACGCTGATCATTGAGGCAAGTCTGAATTCAACGGCCTGTGGATGAATTACGCTCGAAGACCATTTCCAGACCGAGAAGTGTCAGCCACGGGGAATGCGCGGTGAAGGTCACACATTCGTCGAGGACGATGGGTGCCATGTGGCCGGTGGCCACGACGTTCACGCTCTCGGGCGCCACGTCGAGCTCGGCGATCATCCGTGTCGCGAGACCGTCCACCAGCGAGGCATAGCCGAACAGCATGCCCGACTGCAGCGCCTCCACCGTGTTCTTTGCGATCACGCTGCGTGGTCGCAGCAGCTCCACCTTGCGCAGCTGCGCGCCACGGCGACCGAGGGCCTCCAGGGAGATCTCCAGGCCCGGAGCAATGGCGCCGCCCACATATTCACCGCGTCCACTGACCACGTCGAATGTGGTCGCCGTGCCGAAGTCGACCACCACGGTGGGGCCACTGAAGAGAT
Coding sequences within:
- a CDS encoding type III pantothenate kinase — translated: MTLLAADIGNSHTVLGLVEGGEVREHWRVSTDERRTADEWAVLVRGLFTEFIADHALAGITVCSTVPAVLHEWREMLTRHFPDTLAVVVEPGIRTGVPVLMDNPREVGADRIINALAAAHLFSGPTVVVDFGTATTFDVVSGRGEYVGGAIAPGLEISLEALGRRGAQLRKVELLRPRSVIAKNTVEALQSGMLFGYASLVDGLATRMIAELDVAPESVNVVATGHMAPIVLDECVTFTAHSPWLTLLGLEMVFERNSSTGR
- a CDS encoding Lsr2 family protein; this translates as MAQKVNIILVDDIDESEATETVTFGLDGVNYEIDLNDAHAAQLRDALATYVGHARKVSGRRGARKSAAAAGGASASDIRDWARSNGHEVPDRGRIPADIRDAYEAAH